The Staphylococcus sp. KG4-3 genome has a window encoding:
- the hslO gene encoding Hsp33 family molecular chaperone HslO, translating into MTNDYIVKALAFGGQIRAYSALTTESVQEAQTRHYTWPTASAALGRTMTATLMMGAMLKGEQKLTVTVDGQGPIGKIIADADAKGNVRGYVTNPQTHFPLNESGKLDVSRAVGTNGSLTVVKDVGLKDYFSGSSPIVSGELGDDFTYYFAKSEQVPSSVGLGVLVNPDNSIKASGGFLIQVMPGAEEETINQLENAINNMTPVSKLIDQGLSPEELLFEILGEDNVQILENLPAQFECNCGHDKFLNAIKGLGEAEIQNMIDVDHGAEAECHFCRSKYTYSEEELQELLENIK; encoded by the coding sequence ATGACTAATGATTATATAGTTAAAGCTTTAGCGTTTGGAGGGCAGATCCGTGCGTACAGTGCTTTGACAACTGAAAGCGTTCAGGAAGCACAGACAAGACATTATACTTGGCCAACTGCATCAGCTGCGCTTGGTCGTACAATGACAGCAACATTAATGATGGGTGCTATGTTGAAAGGTGAACAAAAATTAACAGTAACAGTAGATGGTCAAGGGCCAATAGGTAAAATTATTGCTGATGCTGATGCGAAAGGAAATGTAAGAGGTTATGTCACTAACCCTCAAACACATTTCCCATTAAACGAAAGTGGCAAATTAGATGTTAGCAGAGCAGTTGGAACAAATGGGTCATTAACTGTAGTTAAAGACGTAGGACTAAAAGATTATTTCTCAGGTTCAAGTCCGATAGTTTCAGGTGAGTTAGGTGACGATTTCACATACTATTTCGCTAAAAGTGAACAAGTTCCTTCATCGGTAGGTCTTGGTGTACTCGTTAACCCTGATAATTCAATTAAAGCATCAGGTGGATTTTTAATCCAAGTAATGCCAGGAGCAGAAGAGGAAACGATTAATCAATTAGAAAATGCCATTAATAATATGACTCCGGTATCTAAATTAATTGATCAAGGTTTATCACCAGAAGAACTTTTATTTGAAATTCTTGGTGAAGACAACGTACAAATACTAGAAAATCTTCCGGCACAATTTGAATGTAATTGTGGGCACGATAAATTCTTAAATGCGATTAAAGGTTTAGGAGAGGCAGAAATTCAAAATATGATCGATGTAGATCATGGTGCAGAAGCAGAATGTCATTTTTGTAGAAGTAAATACACGTATTCAGAAGAAGAATTACAGGAATTATTAGAAAATATTAAGTAA
- the cysK gene encoding cysteine synthase A, with translation MSNKPVDNIVQVIGNTPVVKLNNVVEKGAADVYVKLEYQNPGGSVKDRIALAMIEEAEKEGKIKPGDTIVEPTSGNTGIGLAFVCAAKGYKAVFTMPETMSQERRNLLKAYGAELVLTPGSEAMKGAIKKAKELKEEFGYFEPQQFENPANPRVHELTTGPELVEQFEGKTIDSFLAGVGTGGTLSGAGKVLKEQYPNINLVAIEPEDSPVLSGGEPGPHKLQGLGAGFIPDTLDENIYDEIIQVGNETAMEMARKVAKEEGILCGISSGAAIHAAIEKAKNLGAGKTVVTVLPSNGERYLSTPLFAFDD, from the coding sequence ATGTCAAATAAACCAGTAGACAATATCGTACAAGTGATTGGAAACACACCTGTAGTTAAATTAAACAACGTTGTAGAGAAAGGTGCTGCAGACGTTTATGTAAAACTTGAATATCAAAATCCAGGCGGTTCTGTAAAAGACCGTATCGCGTTAGCTATGATTGAAGAAGCTGAAAAAGAAGGCAAAATTAAGCCTGGCGATACAATCGTTGAACCAACAAGTGGAAATACTGGTATCGGTTTAGCATTTGTTTGTGCAGCTAAAGGCTATAAAGCTGTATTTACAATGCCTGAAACGATGAGCCAAGAACGTCGTAACTTATTAAAAGCATACGGCGCAGAGTTAGTATTAACACCTGGTTCAGAAGCTATGAAAGGTGCAATCAAGAAAGCTAAAGAATTGAAAGAAGAGTTTGGTTACTTTGAACCACAACAATTCGAAAATCCAGCTAACCCTCGTGTACACGAATTAACAACTGGACCAGAATTAGTTGAACAATTTGAAGGTAAAACAATTGATTCATTCTTAGCTGGTGTCGGCACTGGTGGAACATTAAGTGGCGCAGGCAAAGTGTTAAAAGAGCAGTACCCAAATATTAATCTTGTAGCAATTGAACCAGAAGACTCTCCGGTATTAAGTGGTGGAGAACCTGGTCCTCATAAACTACAAGGTTTAGGTGCAGGATTTATTCCAGATACTTTAGATGAAAATATCTACGATGAAATTATTCAAGTAGGTAACGAAACAGCTATGGAAATGGCACGTAAAGTTGCTAAAGAAGAAGGTATCTTATGTGGTATTTCTTCAGGTGCAGCGATTCATGCAGCCATTGAAAAGGCTAAAAACCTAGGTGCAGGTAAAACAGTTGTCACTGTATTACCAAGTAATGGTGAACGTTACTTATCAACACCATTATTCGCATTTGACGATTAA
- the folP gene encoding dihydropteroate synthase — MTHTKIMGILNVTPDSFSDGGKYNSVEKAVEHAEKMIEEGVDIIDIGGVSTRPGYEEVSVEEELDRVVPVVEALTRLGIQLSVDTYRSEVAEAAMKLGVTMINDQWAGHHDPRIFEIVAKYEGEIVLMHNGDGHREEPVVDEMLLYLLKQANKAEMAGIPQHKVWIDPGIGFAKTRDEEKEVMSRLDELVATGYPVLLATSRKRFIKEMIGVDTTPTERDEATAGTTAYGITKGIKGVRVHNVALNARIAQSMDYLKENDNARHNIS; from the coding sequence ATGACGCATACAAAAATTATGGGAATATTAAATGTTACACCGGACTCATTTTCTGATGGTGGGAAATATAATTCAGTTGAAAAGGCTGTTGAACACGCAGAGAAAATGATAGAAGAGGGCGTTGATATCATAGATATTGGTGGCGTATCTACGAGACCGGGTTATGAAGAAGTGAGCGTTGAAGAAGAACTTGATCGTGTCGTACCTGTGGTAGAAGCTTTGACTCGTTTAGGTATTCAATTATCAGTTGATACATATAGAAGTGAAGTAGCAGAAGCGGCTATGAAATTAGGTGTTACGATGATTAATGACCAATGGGCTGGCCACCATGATCCGCGTATATTTGAAATTGTCGCGAAATATGAAGGTGAAATTGTGTTAATGCACAACGGAGATGGACATAGAGAAGAACCAGTTGTCGATGAGATGTTGTTGTATCTTTTAAAACAAGCAAACAAAGCTGAAATGGCGGGGATACCACAACATAAAGTGTGGATTGATCCAGGTATTGGTTTTGCCAAAACAAGAGACGAGGAAAAGGAAGTTATGTCTCGATTAGATGAACTTGTAGCAACTGGGTACCCAGTGCTGTTAGCGACAAGCAGAAAAAGGTTTATTAAGGAAATGATTGGTGTAGACACAACTCCAACTGAACGAGATGAAGCAACTGCTGGTACAACAGCATATGGTATTACTAAAGGTATTAAAGGCGTAAGAGTGCATAACGTTGCATTAAACGCTCGGATAGCACAAAGTATGGATTACTTAAAGGAGAATGATAATGCGCGACACAATATTTCTTAA
- the folB gene encoding dihydroneopterin aldolase — protein MRDTIFLNGMRFYSYHGALPAENEIGQIFIVDVTMKVDLSIAGETDKVTDTVHYGEVFEEVKAIMEDEPVNLLEHLAERIAKRINSHYNRVVETKVRITKENPPIPGHYNGVGVEIVRENH, from the coding sequence ATGCGCGACACAATATTTCTTAATGGTATGAGATTTTATAGTTATCATGGCGCGTTACCAGCCGAAAATGAGATTGGACAAATATTTATTGTTGATGTCACTATGAAAGTTGATCTTAGCATAGCGGGTGAAACTGACAAAGTTACAGACACTGTGCATTATGGAGAAGTTTTTGAAGAAGTGAAAGCGATTATGGAAGATGAACCAGTAAATTTATTAGAGCATCTGGCTGAACGTATTGCAAAACGTATAAATTCACACTATAATCGTGTAGTGGAAACGAAAGTTAGAATCACTAAAGAAAATCCACCTATACCTGGACATTATAATGGAGTAGGTGTTGAAATAGTGAGGGAGAATCACTAA
- the folK gene encoding 2-amino-4-hydroxy-6-hydroxymethyldihydropteridine diphosphokinase, with the protein MTYAYLGLGSNVGERETQLDEAIRILNNKNGIEVTKVSPIYETEPVGYVDQPQFLNQCIEIQTLLKPKDLLKVCMETEQQLHRVRDVRWGPRTLDVDILLFGDKIIEKEDLIVPHPRMLERSFVLIPLNDIASDFIEPHSNQKIGDIVMTDDSVKKYKD; encoded by the coding sequence ATGACATATGCGTATTTAGGATTAGGTAGTAATGTTGGAGAAAGAGAAACGCAACTTGATGAAGCAATACGCATTTTAAATAACAAAAATGGTATTGAAGTCACGAAAGTTTCGCCAATATATGAAACAGAGCCGGTAGGTTATGTTGATCAGCCACAATTTTTAAATCAATGTATTGAAATTCAAACATTATTGAAGCCAAAAGATTTGTTAAAGGTATGTATGGAAACAGAACAACAATTGCATCGTGTGAGAGATGTACGCTGGGGCCCAAGAACTTTAGATGTAGATATTTTATTGTTTGGAGATAAAATTATTGAAAAAGAAGATTTGATTGTTCCGCATCCAAGAATGTTAGAACGTTCATTTGTTCTGATTCCATTAAATGATATAGCATCTGATTTTATTGAACCGCATTCTAATCAAAAAATTGGTGATATTGTGATGACAGACGATTCAGTGAAAAAGTATAAAGATTGA
- the lysS gene encoding lysine--tRNA ligase produces MSEEMNDQMQVRRQKLQELYDLGIDPFGQKFDRSSMASPLHEDWDQFSKEELQEKEEESHVSIAGRLMTKRGKGKAGFAHVQDLSGQIQIYVRKDQVGDEQFEIWNSSDLGDIVGVEGVMFKTNTGELSVKAKSFTLLTKALRPLPDKFHGLQDIEQRYRQRYLDLITNQDSTKTFINRSKILQEMRNYLNSQGFLEVETPMMHQIAGGAAARPFVTHHNALDATLYMRIAIELHLKRLIVGGLEKVYEIGRVFRNEGVSTRHNPEFTMIELYEAYADYHDIMDITENMIRHISEKVLGTAKVTYGEETIDLESNWKRIHMADAVKEATSVDFFNIQSDDEAKTAAKEHGVEITNNMKYGHILNEFFEQKVEETLIQPTFVYGHPIEISPLAKKNPEDPRFTDRFELFIVGREHGNAFTELNDPIDQRARFEAQLVEKEQGNDEAHEMDEDFIEALEYGMPPTGGLGIGIDRLVMLLTDSASIRDVLLFPYMRQK; encoded by the coding sequence ATGTCAGAAGAAATGAACGACCAAATGCAGGTTCGCCGTCAAAAATTACAAGAATTATACGATTTAGGAATTGATCCATTTGGGCAAAAATTCGACCGTAGTTCAATGGCTAGCCCATTACACGAAGATTGGGATCAATTTTCTAAAGAAGAATTACAAGAAAAAGAAGAAGAAAGCCATGTAAGTATAGCAGGGCGTTTAATGACCAAACGTGGTAAAGGTAAAGCAGGATTTGCTCATGTTCAAGATTTAAGTGGCCAAATACAAATTTATGTAAGAAAAGACCAAGTAGGCGATGAACAATTTGAGATTTGGAATTCTTCAGATTTAGGTGACATCGTTGGCGTTGAAGGTGTTATGTTTAAAACGAATACAGGTGAACTATCAGTTAAAGCAAAATCGTTCACGCTTTTAACAAAAGCATTACGTCCGTTACCAGATAAATTCCATGGTTTACAAGATATCGAACAACGTTATCGTCAACGTTACCTTGACTTAATTACAAACCAAGATAGTACTAAGACATTTATCAACCGTAGTAAAATATTACAAGAGATGCGTAACTATTTAAATTCTCAAGGATTCTTAGAGGTAGAAACACCAATGATGCATCAAATAGCTGGTGGTGCTGCAGCTCGTCCATTTGTTACACATCATAATGCATTAGATGCTACATTGTATATGAGAATTGCAATTGAATTACATTTGAAACGTCTTATCGTCGGTGGCTTAGAAAAAGTATATGAAATTGGTCGTGTGTTTAGAAATGAAGGTGTGTCTACAAGACATAACCCAGAATTTACAATGATTGAATTATATGAAGCTTATGCTGACTATCACGACATTATGGATATTACTGAAAATATGATTAGACATATTTCAGAAAAAGTATTAGGTACTGCTAAAGTAACATATGGTGAAGAAACAATTGATTTAGAGTCTAACTGGAAACGAATCCATATGGCTGACGCTGTTAAAGAAGCGACAAGTGTAGATTTCTTTAACATCCAAAGTGATGATGAAGCTAAAACAGCCGCTAAAGAACATGGCGTAGAAATCACAAATAATATGAAGTACGGTCATATCTTAAATGAATTCTTTGAGCAAAAAGTTGAAGAAACATTAATTCAACCTACATTTGTTTATGGGCACCCAATAGAGATTTCTCCTTTAGCTAAGAAAAATCCAGAGGACCCTAGGTTTACAGACCGCTTTGAATTATTCATTGTAGGTAGAGAACATGGTAATGCATTTACAGAATTAAACGACCCTATTGATCAAAGAGCAAGATTTGAAGCTCAATTAGTAGAAAAAGAACAAGGGAACGATGAAGCTCACGAAATGGATGAAGACTTTATTGAAGCACTAGAATACGGTATGCCTCCAACAGGTGGTTTAGGTATAGGTATTGATAGACTAGTGATGTTACTTACTGATTCAGCATCAATCCGTGACGTATTATTATTCCCGTATATGAGACAGAAGTAA
- a CDS encoding PLP-dependent aminotransferase family protein: protein MSKSHLYIDLYENLKKQIIEGQYKSGDKFPSKRALGQHLSVSNTTIEHAYQFLLDEGYIYSKPRSGYFVSDIETLPIINRKTQFNADEYLSPQNKHPDAYYKYAFNLSEIDTDYFPIQQFRKYARDAFEINQLQLLQHANPKGEWSLRQEIAHYLFNSRGVSCHPEQIVIGSSTEQLINLLTDILNKAQFLIENPSYPPIKQVLEKRQIPYLQVPVNQTGLELDYLKTAIHNIAYVTPSHQFPTGYVMNLKKRTQLITWAHERDDRYIIEDDYDSEFRYFGKPIPALQSLDTKDKVIYISTFSKSLFPSCRIAYLVLPKKLLNRYEHLEHKEGNTVPAHLQKIVASFMESGSFERHLNKMRKLYSRKLKFIIEVLKPYEDQLEIEGALAGMHFNLTVKNGLSIKDCLKNAEKNKLKITPFNQYDTTQKSAKFILGFGGIPFSELEEHTNALINSLCI, encoded by the coding sequence ATGTCGAAATCACATCTTTATATCGATTTATATGAAAATTTAAAAAAGCAAATCATTGAAGGTCAATATAAATCAGGAGATAAATTCCCTTCTAAACGTGCATTAGGGCAACATCTCTCTGTTAGTAATACAACGATTGAACATGCATATCAGTTTCTACTCGATGAAGGTTATATATATTCAAAACCACGTTCAGGTTATTTCGTTTCAGATATTGAAACGTTACCTATAATTAATAGGAAAACACAATTCAATGCAGATGAATATTTGTCACCCCAAAATAAACACCCTGATGCTTATTACAAATATGCATTCAATTTATCAGAAATTGATACTGATTATTTTCCAATTCAACAGTTTAGAAAATATGCGCGAGATGCTTTTGAAATAAATCAATTACAACTACTCCAACACGCAAACCCTAAAGGTGAATGGTCATTAAGACAAGAAATTGCCCACTATTTATTCAACAGTCGTGGTGTATCATGTCATCCTGAACAAATTGTTATTGGATCATCAACTGAACAATTAATTAACTTACTAACGGATATCTTAAATAAAGCACAATTCCTTATTGAAAATCCGAGCTATCCACCTATTAAGCAAGTATTAGAAAAAAGACAAATTCCTTATTTGCAAGTTCCAGTAAATCAAACTGGCCTTGAACTAGACTATTTAAAGACAGCAATTCATAACATCGCATATGTAACACCTTCACATCAATTTCCTACTGGCTATGTAATGAATTTAAAAAAGCGTACCCAGCTTATAACATGGGCACACGAACGTGATGATAGATATATTATTGAAGATGATTATGATTCAGAATTTCGCTATTTTGGCAAACCAATTCCGGCATTACAAAGTTTAGACACGAAAGATAAAGTAATTTATATTAGTACCTTCTCTAAATCACTCTTCCCTAGTTGCAGAATTGCCTACCTTGTTTTACCTAAAAAGTTACTTAATCGGTATGAGCATTTAGAACATAAAGAAGGTAATACAGTACCTGCGCACTTACAAAAAATTGTAGCAAGTTTTATGGAATCAGGAAGTTTTGAAAGACATTTAAACAAAATGAGAAAATTATATAGTCGTAAATTAAAATTTATTATTGAAGTACTCAAACCTTATGAAGATCAATTAGAAATAGAAGGAGCCTTAGCAGGAATGCATTTTAATTTAACAGTTAAAAATGGTCTTTCTATAAAAGACTGTCTAAAAAATGCAGAAAAGAATAAATTAAAAATAACACCATTTAATCAATATGATACTACACAAAAATCCGCAAAATTCATATTAGGATTTGGTGGCATTCCTTTTTCAGAACTTGAAGAACATACAAATGCACTAATTAATAGTTTATGCATTTAA
- the pdxS gene encoding pyridoxal 5'-phosphate synthase lyase subunit PdxS yields MSKVTGSERVKRGMAEMQKGGVIMDVVNAEQAKIAEEAGAVAVMALERVPSDIRAAGGVARMANPKIVEEVMNAVSIPVMAKGRIGHITEARVLESMGVDYIDESEVLTPADEEYHLLKDTFTVPFVCGCRNLGEAARRIGEGAAMLRTKGEPGTGNIVEAVRHMRQVNAEVKRLTVMNDDEIMTEAKNIGAPFEVLKSIKENGKLPVVNFAAGGVATPQDAALMMELGADGVFVGSGIFKSEDPEKFAKAIVQATTHYQDYELIGRLAKDLGTAMKGLDINELTLEERMQERGW; encoded by the coding sequence ATGTCTAAAGTAACTGGATCAGAGAGAGTTAAAAGAGGAATGGCAGAAATGCAAAAGGGCGGCGTGATTATGGACGTTGTCAATGCTGAACAAGCTAAAATAGCCGAGGAAGCTGGAGCAGTGGCGGTAATGGCGTTAGAACGTGTACCATCTGACATTAGAGCAGCTGGCGGCGTTGCACGTATGGCTAATCCTAAAATTGTGGAAGAAGTTATGAATGCTGTTTCGATTCCGGTAATGGCAAAAGGACGTATTGGTCACATTACTGAAGCGCGCGTACTTGAATCAATGGGTGTAGACTACATTGATGAATCAGAAGTATTAACACCTGCAGATGAAGAGTATCATCTATTAAAAGATACGTTTACAGTACCATTTGTATGTGGTTGCCGTAACTTAGGAGAAGCTGCCAGACGTATTGGTGAAGGTGCAGCAATGTTACGTACAAAAGGTGAGCCGGGTACAGGAAACATTGTAGAAGCTGTTAGACACATGCGCCAAGTTAATGCAGAAGTAAAAAGATTAACAGTGATGAATGATGACGAAATCATGACTGAAGCTAAAAATATTGGAGCACCATTTGAAGTATTAAAAAGTATTAAAGAAAATGGTAAACTTCCTGTTGTTAACTTTGCGGCTGGTGGTGTAGCTACACCTCAAGATGCAGCATTAATGATGGAATTAGGCGCTGATGGTGTCTTCGTTGGTTCTGGTATTTTCAAATCAGAAGACCCTGAAAAATTTGCTAAAGCTATTGTACAAGCTACAACTCACTACCAAGACTATGAGTTAATTGGACGTTTAGCAAAAGATTTAGGCACAGCTATGAAAGGTTTGGACATCAATGAATTGACTTTAGAAGAACGTATGCAAGAGCGTGGATGGTAA
- the pdxT gene encoding pyridoxal 5'-phosphate synthase glutaminase subunit PdxT, protein MKIGVLALQGAVREHIRHIELSGHEGIAIKRTEQLDNIDGLILPGGESTTLRRLMNLYGFKEALQQSTLPMFGTCAGLIVMAKHIVGEEGYLDKLDITVQRNSFGRQVDSFESELNVQGIAEDIEGVFIRAPHIEATHGEVSELSTVGEKIVAVQEGRYLGVSFHPELTDDYRVTQYFIEEIVKPTLMTEKV, encoded by the coding sequence ATGAAAATTGGTGTGTTAGCACTGCAAGGCGCAGTAAGGGAACATATACGTCATATTGAACTTAGCGGTCATGAAGGCATTGCAATTAAGCGTACAGAACAATTAGATAACATTGATGGTCTCATTTTACCTGGTGGTGAATCTACTACATTACGCCGATTAATGAATTTATATGGCTTCAAAGAAGCACTACAACAATCTACATTACCTATGTTTGGAACGTGTGCTGGATTAATAGTGATGGCTAAGCATATTGTTGGTGAAGAAGGTTATTTGGATAAGTTAGACATCACTGTTCAAAGAAATTCATTTGGCAGACAAGTGGATAGTTTTGAAAGTGAATTAAATGTACAAGGTATCGCAGAAGATATTGAAGGTGTTTTTATTAGAGCTCCACATATTGAAGCGACACATGGTGAAGTATCAGAGTTAAGTACAGTTGGCGAAAAAATTGTAGCAGTTCAAGAAGGACGTTACTTAGGTGTATCTTTCCATCCAGAATTAACTGATGATTATAGAGTGACACAGTATTTTATAGAAGAAATCGTAAAACCTACATTGATGACAGAAAAAGTGTAA
- a CDS encoding NupC/NupG family nucleoside CNT transporter, translating to MHIIIGLIGIAVFLALAFLFSSDRKNIRWQYVGLLLVIQLVFAFILLKTKFGITVIGGISDGFNYLLAKAAEGVNFVFGGFEFVDPKNPPFFFNVLLPIVFISALIGILQYTRILPWIINVLGLAISKINGMGRLESYNAVAAAILGQSEVFISLKKELAHIPKQRLYTLTASAMSTVSASIIGAYFTLIEPRFVVTAVVLNLFGGFIIASIINPYKIDAKEDKLIVDESESGKQSFFEMLGEYILDGFKVAVIVGAMLIGYIAIIALLNGVVSAIFTGLSGGSITWDFQTLIGFVFAPFAFLVGVPWDDAVQAGSIMATKLLSNEFVAMQSLSEIKDMSTHAKGVISVFVVSFANFSSIGIISGAIKSLNNEKGDIVARFGLKLLFGATLVSFISAAIAGFFI from the coding sequence ATGCATATTATTATTGGTTTAATTGGGATAGCAGTGTTTCTTGCATTGGCGTTTCTATTTAGCTCAGATAGAAAAAATATTCGTTGGCAATATGTCGGTTTACTACTTGTAATACAACTAGTATTCGCATTTATTTTACTCAAAACTAAATTTGGTATTACGGTTATCGGTGGCATATCAGACGGTTTTAATTATTTACTAGCAAAAGCAGCAGAAGGTGTGAACTTTGTATTTGGTGGATTTGAATTTGTAGATCCTAAGAACCCACCCTTCTTCTTTAATGTATTATTACCAATCGTATTCATTTCAGCTTTAATTGGTATTTTACAATATACAAGAATCTTACCTTGGATTATTAACGTTTTAGGTTTAGCCATTTCAAAAATTAATGGTATGGGTCGCTTAGAATCATATAATGCTGTTGCCGCTGCAATTTTAGGGCAATCAGAAGTATTTATTTCATTGAAAAAGGAATTAGCACATATTCCTAAACAACGTCTATATACATTAACAGCTTCTGCAATGTCTACAGTATCAGCTTCAATTATCGGTGCTTATTTCACATTAATTGAACCACGTTTTGTAGTTACAGCAGTTGTATTAAATCTCTTTGGTGGTTTCATCATTGCTTCTATCATCAATCCTTATAAAATTGATGCAAAAGAAGATAAACTTATCGTTGATGAGAGCGAATCAGGTAAACAATCATTTTTCGAAATGTTAGGTGAATATATCTTAGATGGTTTTAAAGTTGCAGTCATTGTAGGTGCAATGTTAATAGGTTATATCGCTATTATTGCTCTACTTAATGGTGTCGTTAGTGCAATCTTTACCGGTTTATCTGGCGGCAGTATCACTTGGGACTTCCAAACACTTATCGGATTTGTCTTTGCACCATTTGCATTTTTAGTTGGTGTACCTTGGGATGATGCAGTACAAGCCGGATCCATCATGGCTACTAAATTACTGTCAAATGAATTTGTTGCAATGCAAAGTTTAAGTGAGATTAAAGATATGAGCACTCATGCTAAAGGTGTTATTTCTGTATTCGTAGTATCATTTGCAAACTTTAGCTCTATCGGTATTATTTCTGGAGCAATTAAATCACTTAACAATGAAAAAGGTGATATTGTAGCTCGTTTTGGACTAAAATTATTATTCGGTGCTACACTTGTTTCATTTATTTCAGCAGCTATTGCCGGATTCTTTATTTAA
- a CDS encoding CtsR family transcriptional regulator, producing MHNMSDIIEQYIKKLFEDTNEDVVEIQRANIAQRFDCVPSQLNYVIKTRFTNEHGYEIESKRGGGGYIRITKIENRDETGYINHLLQLVGPSISQQQAYYIVDGLLDKNYINEREAKMIHAVIDRETLKMDVLSRDIIRANIIKRLLHVINYY from the coding sequence ATGCACAACATGTCTGACATCATAGAACAATACATTAAAAAGTTATTTGAAGACACCAATGAAGACGTTGTAGAAATTCAACGTGCCAATATTGCGCAGCGCTTTGACTGTGTGCCTTCCCAGCTTAATTATGTAATCAAAACACGTTTTACAAATGAGCACGGCTATGAGATTGAAAGTAAAAGAGGTGGTGGCGGATATATTCGAATCACCAAAATTGAAAATAGAGATGAGACAGGTTATATTAATCATTTACTTCAATTAGTTGGTCCATCTATTTCACAACAGCAAGCTTATTACATTGTAGATGGCTTATTAGATAAAAATTACATTAATGAACGTGAAGCAAAAATGATACACGCCGTTATAGACAGAGAGACATTAAAAATGGATGTATTATCGAGAGATATTATTCGAGCAAATATTATAAAACGGTTATTGCATGTTATAAATTATTATTAA
- a CDS encoding UvrB/UvrC motif-containing protein, whose product MLCENCHLNEAEVKLAVKGQDGINEKWVCATCAQGGNPWTQNQQIQSQDDIEGAFVVKQILQHLAAKHGIDFDEIAFKEEKRCPTCHMTLKDIAHVGKFGCSDCYATFKDDIVDIVRRVQGGQIEHVGKTPHSSHRKLALKKQLEEKSSYLKQLIEEQNFEEAAVVRDEIKALKEDGEVKHDE is encoded by the coding sequence GTGCTATGCGAGAATTGTCATTTGAATGAAGCAGAAGTGAAATTGGCAGTGAAAGGTCAAGATGGTATAAATGAAAAATGGGTTTGTGCCACATGCGCACAAGGCGGTAACCCATGGACTCAAAATCAGCAAATTCAATCGCAAGATGACATTGAAGGCGCATTTGTAGTGAAGCAAATCTTACAACACTTAGCTGCTAAACATGGTATTGATTTTGATGAAATTGCTTTTAAAGAAGAAAAACGATGTCCAACTTGTCATATGACATTAAAAGATATCGCACATGTTGGTAAATTTGGTTGTTCAGATTGCTATGCTACATTCAAAGATGACATTGTCGATATTGTACGACGTGTGCAAGGTGGTCAAATCGAACATGTAGGAAAAACACCACATTCTTCACACAGAAAATTAGCATTAAAAAAACAATTAGAAGAAAAAAGTTCATATTTAAAACAACTGATAGAAGAACAAAACTTTGAAGAAGCCGCCGTTGTTCGTGACGAAATTAAAGCATTGAAAGAAGATGGCGAGGTGAAACATGATGAGTAA